The Manduca sexta isolate Smith_Timp_Sample1 chromosome 17, JHU_Msex_v1.0, whole genome shotgun sequence genome includes a window with the following:
- the LOC115451782 gene encoding serine/threonine-protein kinase 17A, protein MSVLSGLSKADFKTASDGLLELPEERLRSIMRTEPITSVYHVEQTPFARGKFASVRKIRHLVSGKEYAAKFIRKRRRAADTTREILHEVAVLALCADCTRVVSLHEVYETRSEVAIVLELCAGGELQRLLDEEERLSEGAARRALRHVLEGLAHLHARRVAHLDLKPQNLLLTASGEELLICDFGISRAIQSGAHVREILGTRDYVAPEILSYEPLSLAADIWSVGVLAYVLLSGYSPFAGDTKQETYLNIAQCQLSFPRDLFRGVSQRAVHFIRETLVVDPKGRLTVEECLEHPWLKDEADMPRVIVGVGYEAATHSDDEADEHSLNGVNGVNGINGVNGINGCNGINGVNGHNGCNGTNGTHDDETESSRPSSPSAPGARDERDDERDKPLKHAHARDNSPPCTDAPSTPKVSRKSHPHPPSVLALCKKFQPDYEKPAKLSHALSPPATTTDCACANTRDTAGSGASVGSVGSVGSVGTCLRVRAARPPPDRAVLC, encoded by the exons GGGCAAATTCGCGTCAGTCCGCAAGATCCGGCACCTGGTGTCGGGCAAGGAGTACGCGGCCAAGTTCATCAGgaagcggcggcgcgcggccgaCACCACGCGCGAGATACTTCACGAGGTGGCCGTGCTGGCGCTGTGCGCGGACTGCACGCGTGTCGTCAGCTTGCACGAG GTATACGAAACACGTTCAGAAGTGGCCATAGTGCTAGAACTATGCGCGGGCGGCGAGCTCCAGCGCTTACTAGACGAGGAGGAGCGGCTCTCGGAGGGCGCGGCGAGGCGAGCGCTCCGCCACGTGCTGGAGGGCCTGGCGCACCTGCACGCGCGCCGGGTCGCGCACCTGGACCTCAAGCCGCAGAACCTGCTGCTCACCGCCAGCGGGGAGGAGCTGCTCATCTGCGACTTCGGCATCAGCAGAGCGATACAGTCCGGCGCACACGTCAGGGAAATATTAGGCACGAGGGATTATGTCG CGCCAGAGATCCTGTCATACGAGCCGCTGTCGCTGGCCGCGGACATATGGTCCGTGGGGGTGCTTGCGTACGTGCTGCTCAGCGGGTACTCGCCGTTCGCGGGCGACACCAAACAGGAGACGTACCTGAACATTGCGCAATGCCAGCTCTCGTTCCCGAGGGACTTGTTCCGCGGCGTCTCGCAGCGCGCCGTGCATTTCATAAGGGAGACCCTTGTTGTTGATCCGAA GGGTCGTCTTACAGTGGAAGAGTGCCTGGAGCACCCCTGGTTGAAAGACGAGGCGGACATGCCGCGCGTCATCGTAGGCGTCGGCTACGAGGCCGCGACGCACTCCGACGACGAGGCGGACGAGCACAGCCTTAACGGAGTTAACGGCGTTAACGGAATTAACGGCGTAAACGGTATTAACGGATGCAACGGCATCAACGGTGTCAACGGTCACAACGGATGCAACGGCACTAATGGCACACACGACGACGAGACAG AGTCGTCGCGGCCGTCGTCGCCGAGCGCGCCCGGCGCCCGCGACGAGCGCGACGACGAACGCGACAAACCGCTCAAGCATGCGCATGCGCGCGACAACTCGCCGCCCTGCACCGACGCACCCTCCACACCCAAG GTGTCGCGCAAATCACACCCACATCCTCCGTCAGTGCTGGCGCTCTGCAAGAAATTTCAACCCGACTACGAAAAGCCGGCGAAACTGTCACACGCCCTGTCGCCGCCCGCGACAACGACAGATTGCGCGTGCGCAAACACACGAGACACAGCGGGGAGCGGCGCGAGCGTGGGGTCGGTGGGGTCGGTGGGGTCGGTGGGCACGTGCCTGCGCGTGCGCGCGGCGCGGCCGCCGCCGGACCGCGCCGTGCTGTGCTAG